The following proteins are co-located in the Acidicapsa acidisoli genome:
- a CDS encoding multicopper oxidase family protein, with translation MATAAAGQTGLLGNLALLAQQQTSTPMPAPGMVYEAPAPVAGNQTTTPPRPWLHPEHLARFVDPLPIPQTLRSTETKPHPHLPGVQIPYHRVVMRRVETKVHRNLPETSVWSYGSSAPGPTIEAHKGQPLLIEWVNNLPTQHFLPIDHTLHGAGKDQPDVRTAVHVHGAVVPPESDGYPEDWQTPGQSITALYPMNQDAATLWYHDHAMGIERLNQYAGLFGFFLVRDEAEDALNLPHGKYEIPLAICDRFFYADGQLHYPDSGDPAAPWVPEIYGDVILANGAIFPYLAVEPRLYRVRLLNSSNSRAYLFSLSNGHTFHQIGSDQGLLAAPVELKELMLSPAERADLLIDFSSLASTEFTLQDQKLTILQFRVNGTETSANPIKAPQQSPQFPAILRTIDRIPESAAVRTRTFTLNEYMHPQSRIMLMLLNGQYWHEPVTEKPVLNTTEIWSLVNTTQDIHPIHLHLVRFQILDRRPFDVDDYLNYKNFHYMGDAAPPEPNERGWKDTVKAHPETVTRIIIPFQGYAGRYVWHCHLLEHAANEMMRPFEVVAAPKST, from the coding sequence ATGGCGACTGCGGCAGCAGGGCAGACGGGCCTGCTCGGCAACCTCGCCCTCCTTGCACAGCAGCAAACCTCGACCCCGATGCCCGCGCCCGGCATGGTCTACGAGGCCCCTGCTCCAGTTGCCGGAAACCAGACGACAACCCCGCCGCGTCCATGGCTCCATCCCGAACATCTGGCGCGATTCGTCGATCCGCTGCCTATTCCGCAGACGCTCCGCAGCACCGAGACCAAGCCGCACCCCCACCTACCTGGCGTCCAGATCCCTTACCACCGCGTTGTAATGCGCAGGGTTGAGACCAAAGTCCACCGCAATCTGCCTGAAACAAGCGTCTGGAGCTATGGCAGCTCCGCTCCAGGGCCAACCATTGAGGCCCACAAAGGCCAGCCTCTGCTGATCGAGTGGGTCAATAATCTGCCCACACAGCACTTTCTGCCCATCGACCACACCCTCCACGGCGCAGGCAAGGATCAGCCCGATGTGCGCACCGCCGTCCATGTCCACGGCGCAGTCGTTCCGCCTGAAAGCGACGGCTATCCGGAAGACTGGCAGACGCCCGGCCAGAGCATTACCGCTCTTTACCCCATGAATCAGGACGCTGCAACTCTCTGGTATCACGATCACGCCATGGGAATCGAGCGCCTCAACCAGTACGCCGGCCTTTTCGGCTTTTTCCTGGTGCGCGACGAGGCCGAAGATGCTCTTAATCTGCCGCACGGCAAGTATGAGATTCCCCTCGCCATTTGCGACCGCTTCTTCTACGCTGACGGCCAGCTACACTATCCCGATTCAGGCGACCCCGCCGCTCCATGGGTGCCGGAAATCTACGGCGACGTCATCCTCGCCAACGGCGCGATCTTTCCCTACCTTGCAGTCGAGCCGCGTCTCTATCGCGTCCGCCTGCTCAACTCCTCCAACTCCCGCGCTTATCTCTTCTCGCTCTCAAATGGCCACACCTTTCATCAGATCGGTTCCGATCAGGGACTGCTCGCCGCTCCCGTCGAACTGAAAGAGCTGATGCTCTCGCCGGCCGAGCGCGCCGACCTCTTGATCGACTTTTCCTCGCTTGCCAGCACAGAATTCACCCTCCAGGACCAGAAACTGACTATTCTGCAATTCCGCGTAAACGGTACGGAAACGTCGGCGAACCCTATCAAAGCTCCGCAACAATCCCCTCAGTTTCCAGCCATCCTGCGCACCATCGACCGCATTCCGGAGTCCGCCGCCGTCCGCACCCGAACTTTTACCCTCAACGAGTACATGCACCCACAATCCCGCATCATGCTCATGCTCTTGAATGGTCAATACTGGCATGAGCCGGTCACCGAGAAGCCGGTGCTCAACACCACCGAGATCTGGAGCCTGGTCAATACCACCCAGGACATCCATCCCATTCACCTGCACCTCGTCCGCTTCCAGATTCTCGACCGCCGTCCCTTCGACGTGGATGACTACCTCAACTACAAGAACTTCCACTACATGGGCGATGCCGCCCCACCCGAGCCTAACGAGCGTGGTTGGAAAGACACCGTCAAGGCTCATCCCGAGACCGTCACCCGAATCATCATCCCTTTCCAGGGCTACGCGGGTCGCTACGTCTGGCACTGTCATCTCCTGGAGCACGCCGCCAACGAAATGATGCGTCCTTTTGAAGTCGTCGCCGCTCCGAAGTCAACCTGA
- a CDS encoding NAD(P)H-hydrate dehydratase, producing the protein MKILSAAEMQTCDRVTIEKFGIPSTDLMRSAARAVADFTLAQFPAARRVTILCGRGNNGGDGLMTARLLAEAGLTVTTLLLGHPEGLKGDAARAWAELMGSNPSTDSVRVIRSSQELSESVDSLSADLILDAVVGTGFKPPLRGLPLEALEWLKFSAAQAPILAIDLPSGWDADSTASTQQGPVYPADAVVTFTAPKPAHVFGQLTRSLLQPIVVAPIGSPEEAVVSSLNLHWSGSSKAITDPPRPPDSNKGMYGHVLVVGGSPGKSGAPAMAALAALRTGAGLVTAAVTSSVLPLVAAIAPELMTQALVATSTGEISPENLSPEALKSLLHRITVLAIGPGLGTSPEAIDFALGLLSQTRLPAVADADALNALATQPDLLRKISAGRTLVLTPHPGEMSRLTGLSTAEIQANRIQVARDFAVRNQIILVLKGWRTLIAHPDGAIAVNTTGNPGMAKGGSGDLLTGMVASLLAQHPNDPQRAVEAAVYLHGLAADITIRQPGIGGDQHTLLATDSLANLHRAFRYHPSSIRKYADSGANAGYCWLQGISPEFALHPGFDQSPPPGAS; encoded by the coding sequence ATGAAGATTCTCTCCGCCGCCGAAATGCAGACCTGCGACCGAGTCACGATCGAGAAGTTCGGTATTCCGTCGACGGATCTCATGCGCTCTGCGGCAAGGGCGGTAGCCGACTTTACTCTGGCTCAATTTCCCGCGGCAAGACGTGTCACCATTCTCTGCGGACGAGGCAATAATGGCGGTGACGGCCTCATGACCGCTCGTCTGCTAGCTGAAGCCGGCCTCACGGTAACCACCCTGTTGCTTGGCCACCCCGAAGGCCTGAAAGGCGACGCCGCGCGGGCCTGGGCCGAACTAATGGGTTCGAATCCTTCCACCGACTCCGTTCGCGTAATCCGATCTTCGCAGGAACTCTCGGAAAGCGTCGATTCGCTATCCGCCGACCTGATCCTCGACGCAGTCGTCGGCACCGGCTTCAAGCCTCCCCTTCGGGGTCTGCCACTCGAAGCCCTCGAGTGGCTGAAATTCAGCGCCGCTCAAGCTCCCATATTGGCTATAGACCTGCCCTCCGGCTGGGACGCCGATTCGACCGCGTCCACCCAGCAAGGCCCCGTCTACCCCGCCGATGCCGTCGTCACCTTCACCGCGCCCAAGCCGGCCCACGTCTTCGGCCAACTCACCCGCAGCCTCCTTCAGCCAATCGTCGTCGCGCCCATCGGCTCACCCGAGGAAGCTGTCGTTTCCAGTCTCAATCTCCACTGGTCTGGCTCTTCCAAAGCAATCACCGACCCGCCGCGTCCGCCCGATTCGAACAAAGGCATGTACGGCCATGTCCTAGTCGTCGGTGGCAGCCCCGGCAAATCCGGCGCACCCGCGATGGCTGCTCTCGCAGCGCTGCGCACAGGAGCTGGTCTGGTCACGGCGGCGGTGACATCCTCCGTCCTTCCGCTCGTCGCCGCCATCGCGCCTGAGTTAATGACTCAGGCCCTCGTCGCAACATCCACCGGCGAAATCTCACCCGAAAATCTGTCTCCCGAAGCGCTCAAATCTCTGCTCCATCGCATTACCGTTCTGGCCATTGGTCCCGGGCTCGGAACCAGCCCCGAGGCAATCGATTTCGCCCTCGGCCTGCTCTCCCAAACGCGCCTGCCCGCCGTAGCCGACGCCGACGCGCTCAACGCCCTGGCCACGCAGCCCGATCTGCTTCGCAAGATCTCCGCAGGCCGAACTCTGGTCCTGACCCCGCACCCGGGCGAAATGTCCCGCCTCACCGGCCTGTCAACGGCCGAAATCCAGGCCAATCGCATTCAAGTAGCCCGGGACTTCGCGGTCAGGAATCAGATTATTCTGGTTCTCAAAGGCTGGCGCACCCTCATCGCCCATCCCGACGGCGCAATCGCGGTCAACACCACTGGCAACCCAGGCATGGCCAAAGGGGGCAGCGGAGATCTCCTCACCGGCATGGTCGCGAGCCTCCTGGCCCAGCACCCCAACGATCCACAGCGGGCCGTGGAAGCCGCCGTCTATCTTCACGGCCTCGCCGCCGACATCACGATCCGCCAGCCCGGAATCGGCGGCGACCAGCATACGCTGCTTGCCACGGATTCTCTCGCAAATTTGCACAGGGCTTTCCGCTATCATCCGTCAAGCATTCGCAAGTACGCCGATTCCGGCGCCAACGCCGGGTATTGTTGGCTTCAGGGGATTTCTCCAGAATTCGCCCTTCACCCCGGCTTCGACCAAAGCCCACCTCCAGGAGCGTCATGA
- the tsaE gene encoding tRNA (adenosine(37)-N6)-threonylcarbamoyltransferase complex ATPase subunit type 1 TsaE, which translates to MSKVAETKSESLQPGPQTYEYESKSSAGTIAIGRKLAALLAPPRLMILRGDLGAGKTTLVKGIAAALGAAEPDEVTSPTFTLVHEYAGELEGRPVKLLHLDLYRLDAERQLDSLGLEEMRTPDGIVLVEWGEKFKSVRKHADGEIVVTSAGGDARKIVVTLN; encoded by the coding sequence ATGAGCAAAGTTGCCGAAACCAAGAGCGAATCCCTACAACCCGGACCTCAGACGTACGAGTACGAGTCCAAGTCCAGCGCCGGAACTATCGCCATCGGCCGCAAGCTTGCTGCTCTGCTTGCTCCGCCCCGGCTCATGATCCTGCGCGGAGATCTGGGCGCAGGTAAAACCACCCTCGTTAAAGGCATCGCCGCAGCCCTGGGCGCAGCCGAGCCGGACGAAGTCACCAGCCCGACCTTTACGCTGGTCCATGAATACGCAGGCGAGCTGGAAGGTCGTCCCGTCAAGCTCCTGCACCTAGATCTCTACCGCCTCGACGCCGAGCGCCAACTCGATTCCCTGGGTCTGGAAGAGATGCGCACGCCAGACGGCATCGTCCTTGTCGAATGGGGCGAAAAATTCAAGAGCGTCCGCAAACATGCCGACGGAGAAATCGTCGTCACTTCCGCCGGAGGAGATGCTCGCAAAATCGTCGTGACCTTGAACTGA
- a CDS encoding trans-sulfuration enzyme family protein has protein sequence MAEYKYSTLAVHAGQYPDPQTGAVNVPVYLSSTFELTGIGTDKGWDYSRAGNPTRDRLEEALAVLEGGSSAHAFGSGMAALTALMAPLHAGDHLICSHNVYGGTARLLDEVICHFGIEVEYVDLANLDAVAAALKPNTKLVHVETPTNPLMQLTDIAAVAELAHKAGAEVSVDNTFLSPVLQSPLALGADIVMHSTTKFLNGHSDGLGGVLVGTKPEHRDRYILMQKALGGILSPFECFLVLRGIKTLPLRMKQHDENGRAVAAFLSAHPKVQKIFYPGLASHPQHELAARQQKGFGSMMTLELDSKDAVGRFLSALKIFLNAESLGGVESLASHSATTTHAGMTEERRQAIGITPELVRLSVGIEDKEDLIADLAQALEAV, from the coding sequence ATGGCTGAATACAAGTACTCGACTCTTGCAGTGCATGCCGGGCAGTATCCTGATCCGCAGACCGGCGCGGTGAATGTTCCCGTCTATCTGTCTTCCACATTTGAACTGACCGGGATTGGCACAGACAAGGGCTGGGATTACTCGCGCGCAGGCAATCCGACGCGTGACCGGCTGGAAGAGGCGCTCGCGGTGCTGGAGGGCGGAAGCAGCGCTCATGCCTTCGGCAGCGGCATGGCGGCGCTGACGGCGCTGATGGCTCCACTGCATGCGGGAGATCACCTGATCTGCTCGCACAATGTGTATGGCGGGACGGCAAGATTGCTGGACGAGGTAATCTGCCATTTCGGTATCGAGGTCGAGTATGTGGACCTCGCGAATCTGGATGCGGTGGCTGCCGCGCTGAAGCCGAATACAAAATTGGTGCATGTGGAGACGCCGACGAATCCGCTGATGCAGCTTACCGATATCGCGGCGGTCGCAGAGCTGGCGCACAAGGCCGGTGCTGAGGTCAGCGTGGATAACACGTTTCTTTCGCCGGTGTTGCAGAGTCCGCTGGCGCTGGGTGCCGATATTGTGATGCACTCGACGACGAAGTTTCTGAATGGACATTCGGATGGATTGGGCGGAGTTCTGGTGGGAACCAAGCCGGAACATCGCGACCGTTACATTCTGATGCAGAAGGCGCTGGGCGGCATTCTTTCGCCGTTTGAGTGTTTTCTGGTGCTGCGCGGCATCAAGACTCTGCCTTTGCGCATGAAACAGCACGACGAGAATGGGCGCGCAGTGGCGGCATTTCTATCCGCTCACCCTAAGGTGCAGAAGATCTTCTATCCCGGCCTCGCGTCGCACCCACAGCACGAGTTAGCGGCACGGCAGCAGAAGGGATTTGGCTCCATGATGACGCTGGAGCTGGATTCTAAGGATGCGGTGGGGCGGTTTCTCTCTGCTTTGAAGATTTTCCTGAATGCGGAATCGCTGGGCGGGGTCGAGTCGCTGGCTTCGCACTCCGCGACCACGACCCACGCGGGCATGACAGAAGAACGGCGCCAGGCGATCGGAATTACGCCGGAGCTGGTGCGGCTTTCGGTAGGGATTGAGGACAAGGAAGATCTGATCGCGGATCTTGCCCAGGCACTCGAGGCCGTCTAA
- a CDS encoding PLP-dependent cysteine synthase family protein, translating to MSIAGSIPSALRVADDITQLVGSTPMLRLGRIAPASDADLFAKLEFLNPGGSIKDRAALGMILDAEARGLLHRGSTIIEATAGNTGVGLALIGVNRGYKVLLFVPEGFAEEKCILMRGFGAEVVRTPEDEGMGGAIRRARDAAAAIPGAFVALQFQNQSNPDFHHDTTAAEIWEQMEGRVDGFVAGVGTGGTFSGIARFFKERNPDVINVAVETQGSILQGGAPGKHKVEGIGVSFIPETFHRQFCDRIIAVNDEDAFTMVKRLAAEEGLLGGSSAGAIAFAAAQLAGELGAGKRIALIIPDSAERYLSKNIFDGGV from the coding sequence ATGTCCATAGCCGGTTCGATTCCCTCTGCTCTGCGCGTTGCTGACGATATCACTCAACTGGTGGGCTCGACGCCGATGCTGCGGCTGGGGCGGATTGCGCCTGCTTCCGACGCGGATCTCTTTGCCAAGCTGGAGTTTCTGAATCCTGGCGGGAGCATCAAGGACCGTGCGGCTTTGGGCATGATTCTGGATGCGGAAGCGCGCGGTCTCCTGCATCGCGGGTCCACGATTATTGAGGCCACCGCAGGCAATACCGGCGTGGGCCTGGCGTTGATCGGCGTAAATCGCGGCTACAAAGTGCTGTTGTTTGTGCCGGAGGGATTTGCCGAGGAAAAGTGCATTCTGATGCGGGGATTTGGCGCAGAAGTGGTGCGAACTCCTGAGGACGAAGGGATGGGCGGGGCGATCCGGCGCGCGAGAGACGCTGCGGCGGCGATTCCCGGAGCCTTTGTTGCGCTGCAGTTTCAGAATCAATCCAATCCGGACTTTCACCACGACACGACCGCTGCCGAAATCTGGGAACAGATGGAGGGCCGCGTGGACGGCTTCGTCGCTGGAGTCGGGACCGGGGGCACGTTTTCAGGCATCGCGCGCTTTTTCAAGGAGCGGAATCCTGACGTGATCAATGTCGCAGTAGAGACGCAAGGCTCCATCCTTCAGGGCGGCGCGCCCGGCAAGCACAAGGTGGAGGGCATCGGCGTTAGCTTTATTCCGGAGACCTTCCATCGCCAGTTCTGCGACCGCATTATCGCCGTCAACGATGAGGATGCTTTCACGATGGTGAAGCGGCTGGCGGCGGAAGAGGGATTGCTGGGAGGTTCAAGCGCAGGGGCGATCGCCTTTGCCGCGGCACAACTGGCCGGCGAGCTGGGGGCTGGAAAACGGATTGCGCTGATTATTCCTGACTCGGCGGAGCGATATCTCTCGAAGAATATCTTTGATGGCGGAGTTTAG
- a CDS encoding mechanosensitive ion channel domain-containing protein: MEHLPFLKGQTGVNLTTGETNTLVDLRPWQTIEALAPLAVTSEENEYAHQAERLADHEVDQAFASALRLATVRVQGRVLSGDALALSQEVAQLQQLVQDDQAQVKSLSGVSGNSSVSTNSGDQGSSNGGDLEIAKAQLGLDSDQLADAQQDLARASGDDRAQIQSELTEHEASMKKYDSESRGDTQVAVVSAARFGTLASRIRAWNSQRARYRLILQALLQAQNDVKSLTVEHNALESQANTLAVAPAAAQDRATRLASIRQRSVQRQLLSLYDDRIQTQQQLAAVYEKWAAQVLLQHRIVMHLMLGSMALIAFVLISVIVGDALVVRLMARPGLDRRRMQTLRTILQLGIQFVGILAVLLVVFGSPEQMPTILGLATAGFTVVMQDFIIAFFGWFVLMGKHGIRVGDWVEINGVGGEVTEIGLFRTTMLETGNWTDKGHPTGRRVTFINSFAIRGQYFNFSTTGQWMWDEISVSVPASDDAYAMVDSIHAVVQRETEKDARVAEGEWKRGTRQDGLSQFTADPTVSLRPSGAGIDILVRYVTRASDRFEMRNRLCQKVIDVLHPPNVAAEAENVSPS, translated from the coding sequence ATGGAGCATCTGCCCTTCCTCAAGGGACAGACTGGCGTGAATCTCACAACCGGCGAGACGAATACGCTGGTCGATCTGCGGCCGTGGCAAACCATTGAGGCTCTTGCCCCTCTGGCTGTAACGAGTGAAGAGAATGAGTATGCGCATCAGGCGGAGCGCCTGGCCGATCATGAAGTAGATCAGGCTTTTGCGTCAGCTCTGCGGTTGGCTACTGTCAGGGTGCAGGGACGGGTGCTAAGTGGGGATGCGCTTGCCCTTTCGCAAGAAGTCGCACAGCTGCAGCAACTCGTGCAGGATGACCAGGCGCAGGTTAAGAGCCTGTCGGGCGTCTCTGGCAATTCGAGCGTATCTACGAACTCTGGCGACCAGGGGAGCAGCAATGGGGGCGATCTTGAAATTGCAAAAGCCCAGTTAGGCCTGGATTCGGATCAATTGGCAGACGCGCAGCAGGATCTTGCTCGCGCCTCCGGAGATGATCGCGCGCAGATTCAGAGCGAATTGACAGAGCATGAAGCTTCGATGAAGAAGTACGACAGTGAATCGCGCGGAGATACACAGGTAGCGGTCGTCTCCGCGGCGCGGTTTGGCACGCTGGCATCACGAATAAGGGCATGGAATAGCCAACGGGCTCGCTACCGGTTGATACTTCAGGCGTTGCTGCAAGCCCAGAACGACGTTAAATCGCTCACTGTCGAGCACAATGCACTTGAATCTCAGGCAAACACGCTCGCCGTTGCCCCCGCAGCTGCGCAGGATCGTGCGACGAGGTTGGCCAGCATTCGGCAAAGAAGCGTGCAGCGCCAGCTGTTAAGTCTTTATGACGATCGCATCCAGACGCAGCAGCAACTCGCCGCCGTATACGAGAAGTGGGCGGCACAGGTGCTTTTGCAGCACCGCATTGTCATGCACCTGATGTTGGGGTCGATGGCGTTAATCGCTTTCGTCCTCATTAGCGTCATTGTTGGAGATGCGCTGGTGGTGCGGCTGATGGCTCGACCTGGACTGGACCGGCGGAGAATGCAGACGCTCCGCACGATCTTACAACTGGGGATACAGTTCGTCGGTATTCTAGCTGTCTTGTTAGTTGTATTCGGATCGCCGGAGCAGATGCCTACGATTCTGGGCCTGGCTACCGCGGGCTTCACTGTAGTTATGCAGGACTTTATTATCGCTTTCTTCGGATGGTTTGTCTTGATGGGTAAGCATGGCATTCGGGTTGGAGATTGGGTAGAGATCAATGGTGTAGGCGGAGAGGTGACGGAAATTGGTCTCTTCCGGACAACAATGCTTGAAACAGGGAACTGGACAGATAAGGGGCATCCAACTGGGCGAAGAGTCACCTTTATTAACAGCTTTGCGATTCGGGGACAGTATTTCAACTTTTCTACTACCGGGCAATGGATGTGGGATGAGATTTCAGTAAGTGTGCCCGCGTCGGATGATGCCTATGCCATGGTGGATAGCATCCATGCGGTTGTGCAGCGGGAAACAGAGAAAGATGCCCGGGTTGCGGAGGGGGAGTGGAAACGGGGCACGCGCCAGGATGGCTTGAGCCAATTTACCGCCGATCCGACCGTCAGCCTGCGTCCTTCAGGAGCCGGCATCGACATTCTGGTGCGCTATGTTACACGTGCTTCCGACCGGTTTGAAATGCGGAATCGTCTTTGCCAAAAGGTAATTGACGTACTACATCCGCCGAACGTGGCGGCCGAAGCGGAAAATGTGAGTCCCAGTTGA
- a CDS encoding Ig-like domain-containing protein, translating into MLGRFCLRALLLASLAVPFIGCGSSTTVDSIQVTPATVSLATGTTAQLTATGTYGHGSHPSSSQNITSAVSWNSSATSVATVSPAGVVTGVGAGTTTITASTQGFGGLITSNEASITVTGGGTGPTSSTLTSLAIIPGTQSVASPGQTSQFIAIGTTSSGATENLTGSVVWSSSSAQVATISVGGLATGVSQGTTTITAIATNSDKTVVTGTATFTVTGGTSEPFTAITISPAAETLSATGQTGQFTAIATASGGLNQDVTNSPQVKWSSSIPTIATVTTSPAPSAGTVAGVSPGSTVITATLTNPDGTVLTANAAISVTASSQAEPLLSITILPTSVSTGNLYGTTQFLAYGTFSTPPTVQDITNGITRDGFTSPVYWISDLQTEFPVTTASGPLTYPPSTPLTDGGLVTAYATGNTSIYVTATNPDGTLVYSPAVTFACPYIAPTPTNVGSCNNETIADPLLVTLTVFNAGLNPNVTGNWLVTAPSATGTPDVIHCGPGYAAAGFTSSVCSAPYPIGATITLTAPAQKGVAFGGWSYNCAATVPINAAGPNSCSVIVGNDTSTTNPTSNVSVGAIFN; encoded by the coding sequence ATGCTGGGTCGTTTTTGCTTGAGGGCGTTGCTTTTGGCCAGCCTCGCAGTGCCATTTATCGGATGTGGCAGTAGTACCACCGTGGATTCCATTCAGGTGACTCCAGCGACTGTATCGCTGGCAACGGGCACCACGGCGCAACTCACGGCCACTGGGACGTACGGCCACGGAAGCCATCCCTCTTCCAGCCAGAACATAACCAGCGCGGTCAGCTGGAACTCCAGCGCCACGTCCGTCGCGACCGTCAGCCCCGCCGGAGTGGTAACCGGCGTGGGTGCGGGCACAACGACGATTACGGCCAGTACCCAGGGCTTTGGTGGCCTGATCACCAGTAACGAGGCGTCCATCACGGTCACCGGTGGCGGCACTGGCCCAACGAGCAGCACCCTGACCTCGCTTGCCATCATTCCCGGCACCCAATCGGTTGCATCCCCTGGCCAAACCAGCCAGTTCATCGCCATTGGAACGACTTCCTCGGGCGCTACAGAGAATTTAACTGGCTCGGTGGTCTGGAGTTCCAGCAGTGCACAGGTTGCAACGATCAGCGTCGGCGGGCTCGCCACCGGAGTGAGCCAGGGTACTACTACCATTACGGCCATAGCGACCAACTCTGACAAGACTGTCGTTACGGGTACTGCGACCTTCACCGTGACGGGCGGGACATCCGAACCGTTCACCGCAATCACTATCAGCCCGGCTGCGGAAACGCTCTCTGCAACGGGTCAAACCGGGCAGTTTACCGCGATTGCAACTGCCAGCGGCGGGCTTAATCAAGATGTAACAAACTCGCCACAGGTTAAGTGGAGTTCTAGCATTCCTACGATCGCGACGGTCACAACTAGTCCTGCTCCGTCAGCGGGGACGGTTGCGGGAGTTAGCCCGGGCTCAACAGTGATCACGGCGACGCTGACCAATCCCGATGGGACCGTATTGACGGCGAACGCCGCCATTTCGGTAACTGCATCCTCGCAGGCGGAGCCGTTGCTTTCCATCACCATCTTGCCGACTTCAGTTTCTACCGGCAACCTGTATGGTACGACGCAATTCCTCGCCTATGGAACCTTCTCCACTCCACCAACGGTGCAGGATATTACGAACGGTATCACCCGGGACGGGTTCACTTCGCCGGTGTACTGGATTTCCGATCTGCAAACCGAATTTCCAGTCACGACAGCATCGGGTCCTCTGACTTACCCGCCCAGTACTCCGCTGACCGACGGCGGCCTCGTCACCGCGTATGCGACCGGGAACACGAGCATTTACGTGACGGCAACGAACCCGGACGGAACCCTTGTGTACAGCCCGGCAGTGACCTTCGCTTGCCCGTACATAGCGCCAACACCGACGAATGTAGGATCGTGCAACAATGAAACTATCGCAGATCCCCTGCTGGTGACTCTGACTGTTTTCAATGCCGGCCTGAATCCGAATGTTACGGGTAACTGGCTAGTCACAGCCCCGTCTGCCACGGGCACCCCCGACGTCATCCACTGCGGACCTGGCTACGCTGCGGCTGGCTTCACCTCCTCGGTTTGCTCGGCGCCATACCCGATTGGCGCCACAATCACTTTGACTGCTCCAGCCCAGAAAGGGGTCGCGTTCGGCGGATGGTCGTACAACTGTGCCGCAACCGTGCCCATAAACGCAGCTGGACCAAACAGCTGCTCGGTTATTGTCGGAAACGACACATCTACTACCAACCCTACCTCCAACGTATCGGTGGGAGCAATCTTCAACTAA
- a CDS encoding universal stress protein, which yields MAASVPTATPARIKLDRLVVPIDFFPLSNLALGYARRIAQRHGAELILAHVTQPVSPMAVPEAAWYHLEAAQNKEIQQLEQIGVKLRTEGINARTLALSGLLQEEIPCCSQQACSDLIVLGADINSGIERLLFGCDSEVLLRTAGCPVMVVGPKARPAPEQEWHPHNILCASDLRPESADAAIFAWRLARQYEAAFTLLHVEPRTPKHSSKTREDFEKAITKILPEGDTPVAALQAVPALHSPCATIVSEARERNSDFIVIGAHACSHAATRLQRGIATQVIAEASCPILVLHIPD from the coding sequence ATGGCTGCTTCCGTACCCACCGCAACTCCCGCCAGAATCAAGCTTGATCGTCTGGTGGTGCCAATCGATTTCTTCCCGTTGTCGAACCTTGCCTTGGGGTACGCCCGCCGCATTGCTCAGCGACACGGAGCGGAACTGATCCTCGCCCACGTAACGCAGCCGGTCAGCCCCATGGCCGTTCCCGAAGCCGCGTGGTATCACTTGGAAGCCGCACAAAACAAAGAAATTCAGCAGTTGGAACAAATAGGCGTCAAGCTGCGAACCGAGGGCATCAACGCGCGAACGCTGGCGCTCAGCGGGCTACTTCAGGAAGAGATTCCATGCTGCTCCCAACAGGCATGCAGCGATCTAATTGTGCTGGGGGCCGACATCAACTCCGGAATCGAGCGCCTTCTCTTCGGCTGCGATTCCGAAGTCCTGCTACGCACTGCCGGCTGCCCGGTGATGGTTGTCGGCCCGAAAGCCCGTCCTGCGCCGGAACAGGAGTGGCATCCGCACAATATCCTCTGCGCCAGCGATCTCCGCCCCGAGTCCGCCGACGCTGCGATTTTTGCGTGGCGGCTGGCGCGGCAGTACGAAGCCGCCTTCACGCTCCTTCATGTAGAGCCTCGAACTCCGAAGCACTCAAGCAAAACTCGGGAGGACTTTGAGAAGGCGATCACAAAGATTTTGCCGGAGGGCGATACTCCAGTCGCGGCGCTTCAGGCTGTGCCAGCGCTCCATTCGCCGTGTGCGACGATTGTCTCCGAGGCGAGAGAGAGAAACTCCGACTTCATTGTGATCGGAGCGCATGCCTGCTCCCACGCGGCGACGCGGCTGCAGCGCGGCATAGCTACGCAGGTTATTGCGGAGGCTTCCTGCCCGATTCTGGTGCTGCATATTCCGGATTGA